The Camelus dromedarius isolate mCamDro1 chromosome 8, mCamDro1.pat, whole genome shotgun sequence DNA segment TAACTGCCAGTCTCCTCTTCTGGGTATCTACTTGAAGGCATTTTGTCTTGTTAAACTTTATATCCCTAGGGCTTATCAGTATCTGATATGTATTAGGCAGACAGACGTTTGTTAAATGACATCAAATGCTCTAAAGGACAGAGaatgaaaacatacagaaaacagTGGAGACCTTCAAAGACATTTCAATAGAAACACCCAGCCCCTGACCTCATAAAGGTCTTCCACTGCCCAACCATTGAAGGATCCCTTATATAATTTGAATAGACTTGCTTCTACAGGTCATGTTGAATGTGTGCTTTTTTACGGGACAGGTTTTCAGGCAATAGgatttaatttaagaaaatgtccCCAAAGGGAAGAAAACATAAGTTGGTTCTCTTTAAAACAGATGTATTAAAGAGACAGACCCTCAAGATCGTGGTTTTCCTCCTTCTAAGGCTACTGTAGGAGCTTGGATAAATCATTAAGGTAATGAAAGTCATGCATAGGTTCAGTAATAACTCAATGACTGTCCTCTAATTCATAAATACAGGTAATGTCAACTTATAAGAGTCTTGGATTCAGAAGTTGCTTTGGAATAAATATTCTTATAAGATATATAAGATTAGAGGCAGTCACAGCTCTAGGCCAGTCCCAAAACATCTATTCATCTTTCAATATACTTGAAACATGTTAGAGtacatttttttaaccacaattatTAAAAACGTTTATAGGAAATAAACCTTGTTCCAACTTGAGAAATCAGGAACcttatcttccttcttcctcaacCCTGTAAATGGGGAAAGGAGCTACCCTGACCACCTGCTGCACAACTGGAACCCTCAACTACCTTTCCCAGTGAAATTAACAAATTAACATCTTCTTGTGCTTAAATCCCCCCACCCTCCAATCCTTCTAAGCTTGGGAGACAGTgggcagaaaaaaaggaaaataatgaggTTCCTCACAGCAGTGGCTATTCCGGccagaaaatgaggcacagagacaaCAGAACTGAGTTTTATTAGGGGTTTCATTAAGGTTAAATCTCTAGGATTGAGAGAGTCATTTAAGGGGCACAAAGCCCATGAAGCCTCCTCAGATCTCATAGTGAACCACTGGCTCAGGTTCTTTGCTGGGATCGCCGCCTTGTTCCAGGTAGAGATTATTATAAGGATACTGCTTTGGCCCCTAAGGAAAAAACACAGGTCAGCCAAGAACATACATCCAGCCAATACCTGGCTATACCCCACTCTGAGTGAAGAATCACACACAGTAAATGGGTACACAGTAGTCTCTGGTCGGACCAAGCTGGGCTAGAACAGCAGGGACATCACTCCTCTTCCCTGCTCAGCCCAAGGCAGGAGAAAGCCTAGATTATAAGTGGTGcccacactgtgtgtgtgtgtgtgtgtgtgtgcgcgcacgcgcgcgtGAGCACACATGTGagtatgtgagtgtgtatgtgtgtgtgagagagagagggggcgggggaggagagtggagaggagagggagagtgTGAGGGAGAGCTTTCTAAGTGAGACgatgcatccatccatcccacTCTCTCTCGGGGTCGAGACAAACTCAATCTCCTTTAAGTCACTCAGCCTCTAATGGTTCCACCACTAAAGTGGCCTAGGAAATGAGGCGTGCAGAGCAGCAGTGGGGGAAAGCACAGAGGAGACACGGTTCGGATGTGTTTTAGGGGCTGCTGGCTTAACCAACAAACAGCTGTCAGAGAACACAGctcaaggggaggagaaaagggtGATGTGCTTACAGAACTGAAAAATGGAAGAGCCACACTGCGTTTCTTGCTCTCCTGAAGTGAAGTTAGTGCTCACACCAGCCCTATGTGCACTCTCCAGGCTGGGGCCCCTGGGGCTCGGTGGGAAGGCTTGTGTCAGTGCACACAGACAGACCCGCTAACATTAGGACATTGATTATCTCTGCAGAGGTAGCACTGtgcagccaactgcaaacacgcCAGCCTCCTCCTTTCAGTTCCTTGTCTTACAATCTATCCCACAGACTACTCCCAGATTAATCTTCCTAAAAACCTAGCCTTCATTATGTCATTCTTCCCGTCAAACCCAATGTGGCTCCCTGCTGCCTAGAGGCAGACCTAGTCATCACTGTATCCCCAACCCCTTGGACCTTCTGTACTTGGTACATGATAGgggcttcataaatatttactgaattaatgTGTTACTATACCATCAAGTCCAGATCTCTTAGTCATGCAATAAAAGATGCCCAACCTCACCTATCAACTCACTTCACAATATTTTTTAACACAGCAATTTCCACATCTGATTTCCCAGgacatcagaattacctgggagcttgttaaataTCACTTCTAGAACCCCATTGTGGAGCTACTGAATTAGGCTCTCCAGATAatggagcccaggaatctgaatttttagcAGCTCTCCAGGTAACTAATCCATCTGGTTGTCTAGGAACTATTTTTAAGCCTATTCCACTCCAGCTAACTCACTCTccttttcttcattctgttttctcttgccCTAAATGTTCTCTTCAATTTCTCCCCACCATCTAAaatgtatctatatattttaGCATCTAATATAATCCTTCTCCTTAACAATAACTGATACTCCCAGCACATACATCCACTACACacatagaaagacaaaaactgttcCAAATTCCTATATGTATGTTCAAATGTTGCTCATGTCATTTATCTCAATTTTCTTCTTATCCAAATTAAACTTCCTTAAAGATAGTATATTTTCCATGTCCTTTACAGTCTCTAAAATATCAGTGGGTCTATGCTTGCAGTAAACACTTAATTGCTTCCAGTGTCCTATCAGAAGTGCCCTCCACACCAACACAGGGTAAGGGTTCAACTCTAGATTCCTTGATTCTACCTTGAAAGATCACTTGCTGAAATGTAATTGGTAAGCACAGTCTCTAAAGGGCAACTTTAAAGATGAGCTAGCTTTCCCATCCTCATTCTTCACCTAGTCCTAAACTGTTTCTTATCACTCAGACTGATCTGAGATGAAGGCAGGAGCAGTGCTCTGGTACTTGTACCAGGCCAATGGGTAAGGCCCCCTATAGGCCTTACCAGGAAGCCAAGCTTGGTATTGGCTGGATCCCTACTCCAGAGATTTTATTCCCGCAGGAAACAGGGCTAAGTAAATGTGGCTAAGGAAGCACCTCTCAGATACTCACCACAGGCTGGTAGGTGGGGTAAGTCTCCCCCATCCAAAACATGAACATCATGAAGGCCACAAAGCCGAAGAGCTGCTTACACATGAGATTCCAAGAAAGAGGAGTGGGGGACGTGTCCACACGGTTCCTGATATACATGTCTAGGTCCCAGTGTATCTGAGGCAGAAAGGCAGAAAACTGTCACATACTGCTCTTCCTGCAAAAGGCAAGCAGTCCAGAGTGATTAAGAGTCTTACAGAAGGCTTGAAAGGCATTCTACTGCCCTGGGCAATATTCTGCGAGCCACACCTGAGATACTCTGGCCCACAGGACTGGATGCTAGTTTACAGCTAGGTTCGGCTGACCAGAGATAGCCCAATCATGGAAGTTCGCAACTCTCACAATATAGAGCTCTCATTATTCCCAGAAGTCCCATTCCACGTGCCACACATGGACTCTCAGATCACTGGAGCTTGCTTCCTTAGGCAGAAAAACCTTAGTGTCCCTTGGGCAGAGAAATGCCATTTGAACTCCAGGAAGAATCCCCAGGAAGACAttagggaaaaggaagaaaagtcaaaTGGCATATGGTTCTCTCACCGGTTCACCCCAGTTCAACCGCAGATCTGGGTGGTCCCAGTCATACCACGGATCCCTCTCCTGCTGTGAGCGGTCGGGGAGCTTCGGGTAGTCGCCATACCTGAGAGACAGCAAGAACTTCTGGACAGGGCTCTGAGCAGCCTCAGTCAGAAAATTCAGTCTCCCCATCTCAGAGATGAGAAACCAAGTGACAGAGACAACTGCTTCACCTAAGGACAGAGGAACTGACCTTTAAATCAAGACCTCAACTTGTTCTCACTAAACACAGAACTAACCGCGCAGTCcaaattcttattaaaaattcATGTCAAACTCTGaaacattttaatgtatgtaaGCCTGTTATGATGTTATAGAGCTGGAAGGGAATTTATCAATCACTCTGTTTCCCTCattagagacagaaaatgaaactgaagtttAGAGTCTGAACCTAAGGTTACTCAGCTAattggaataaaagcaaaaagtgtACAGATTAGAAAAGCACTCTTTTCATAGCAACTGTGTTCCTCAACCAAGTTGGCATACATCTCCAGGTCTCAAACACCTCAGGGACTTTTTGCTAAGCTGGATTTTTCTTCAACAAATCCAGTTTCAATTTATACCGACTGCTACCGAGGCTGCTCATGTCCACGACACAATAAAAGACATAGGAAATGATGACAACTATACATGTGTCACAGAAACTGATTGGAAAACAACAAGACAAATAGGAGCTGCTGAAACCACGCTTGAAAGAGTGATGCTAACAGAAAATGAGGGTGACGGTAATCACCTCAGATAGTTAACCATAGGGATGTTATGGGGTGCGGGGGAATAACATCAACTGGAGTAAGGGAGTTGGCTATTTAATCTGCTTTACAGTTGCTATGATTTCCACAGCCCTGACagcaaagataattttttttaaaaagagagatgtACACATAAATACAGAGTAGTCCATCTACAAATAAGGTTCTCATGACAGGAGTCCAGCTCAGGCCTGATCACGTGCTTATATGACAGCACCTGAGCCCAGCAGATGCTCAATCTAAATGAAACCTTGCGCTCTGGATAGAGCCTAGGAAGGTTCCTGCTATTCAGAGGTCCTCACGGGAGCTATTAAAACCTCGGCTTCCTCATTTGAGGAAACAGCCTGAGCCAAGGAGAAAATTGAAGTCCTCTCGGCTGCAGCTGCTCAcccatcccctcccacctctctccaCCGAGAAATGCACCCACATCACTGATTCTGAGGGGTAAGGAAAAGGTTCGGGGAAAAGGGTCAGAGTAGAGCCACCCAACCCAGCCGACTTTCTCCCGTCACCTCTAGGTGCGGGCAGACCCTATCTCACCCCATGCCATCATCTTGGTACGGCTCGTAGTCTTCCACCCGCATATTATACTTCTTGGCGGCGGCAGCCCGTTCTTCTGGGGTCCTGGGGTAGGGCCCTGGGAGCATGTCCTTGGTAATATGGGAAGCTGGAGGGCAGACGAAGGCAGGTCAGAAGCGACCCCATTCTTCCTGCAGTTCTGAAGGCTTCACAGGCTGGAGCCCGAGACTTCGAGGGACCAGCAGACCCTCCACCCATTTTTCTGGATATACCAAGTCCACCTCCGCCCCTGCCCGGACCCGGCTGCCGCGGTCTCCACGATACCCACTATCCCCCCCGACACACCAAACTTCAGGTATCCCCTTCCCACACTGAGGCCTCGCCCGTTCTCGCGGACCTGTCCGTGCACCCAACGGCACCACGTTCCGGGATGCCCTTTGCAGCCATTGGACTCCCAGGACCCCAGCCCTGGCCGCCGCCATCTTCACCTTCTCCGCGTTTCACCCCGCGCATGCGCAAATGCCTTGTCACGGTGGCTGAACTGGGCCAAACGCGACGGGGAAAAGTCGTAAGGATTCAGTAACGGCTGGCTTTAAAGGTGCTGGGAAGCCAGCGCGAAGATGACAAGTTGgttagagggagagagggaaagcggaaaggagagaaaaacaagcaggTCACTGCTTTGATATTTCGGATTATTATGTCCCTTTCCTCCCTCAGCTGATTTAGACGCATCCAGGGATAATGGGGTCTCAGAACCTGAGCATCTCAGGCGGACAGCTGACCCACCACTCCAGGAGGAGTACAAGTAAAATGAGCTTGTCTTAATCTCTCCTCTGACTGCTtgcctttttcctctccttcactGACACTTTCTCCTTCCATCCCCAAACGTGATCATTTATCAAATTCAGCCGTTGGTCTCGTTTGTTCTTGTACCGTTTTCCGAGTTAGTTGTCTCCTTCAGTTAGATGCAAGGTGCAACGCACAAATTGGCCCTGAGTTGGTTCCTGAGTTTAATTCCGTGTTTACATCCGAATGCCCCAGTCACCTCAACCTAACTAATGTAAAACCAATCCTATCATCTGAGCCCTCCTCAGATTTGCTTGGACTTGGATAAATGCATTTCAAGCTGGACCACAATTAACAAAAGGGGGATGAGGCATTACTGTTTGCGTATGAATATGTTTTCACTTTATTTACACAAGTGGAATTTGCATAACTTAAGCAGTAGAAATATATTTACAGGAACTTTTAAGGTGATCTCTGTTTTGGAGCAGAATCCATTATTATACACATTCTCAAATATGTATGAGAGCAATAAAAACTGATATATACTAtacagcatatgaatttgggtgagAACTATTTCACAGCAACTTGCCCTCTTGTAAATGAGCATGTAATTGATGTTCAGAATGACTGGAGGACATCTGCACTCAATTAATAGCAAGCCCTGATCTAATTCAGTAAAGAAACAGAGTTGGTctaaattatttatctttattaagATGTAATTCACCTACCATAAATTTCACCCCTTTAAAGTGAAcaacaaagtaatttttaatacatttacaaAGTTGTGCAAGTATCACTACTATCTAATTCTAAAACACTTTCattactccccccaaaaaccCCATACACATTAGAATATTCTCCTTATCCtcaccccttggcaaccactaatttgctttctgtctctgtggatttgcctattctggatattttatataaatggaatcgtataatatgtggccttttgtatttgacttatttcatttagcataatgttttcagggtttgTCCATGTGTTAGCATGTGCcagttcttcattcctttttatagccaaATAATAGTTTATTATATGGATACAAAACGTTTTGTTTATagattcatcagttgatggacatttggtttattTCGACTTTTTGACtaatatgaataatgctgctgtgaacattcttgcacaagtttttgtgtggatgtatgtttttaattctcttgggtatatatctagtaGTAAAATTACTGGATCATAGAGTAACTCTGTGTTTAGCTTTCTGCAGAACTCCAAAACTGTTttcaaagaagctgcaccattttacgttTCCAATAGCATGGTATGAGAATTCCAATTtctcacattctcaccaacatttattgtctgtctttgttattatagccatcctagtgggtatgaatggtatctcattgtggttttgatttgtattacCCTGAAGACTAAAAAtattgtgcatcttttcatgaaCTTTTTGGCCATAGTatttcttctttggggaaatgtctatataaatcctttgtccatttcttaACCGGGTTTTCTTTACTGtggagttgtaagagttctttatatattctagatacaagtcccttattagatatatactttctcccattctgtggattgtcctTTCGCtttttgatggtgtcctttgGGACCCCATTTTTATCGTGAAAGGTGTTGGAGTTTGTCAAAAGCTTTCTCTGTGTCTATTGAGCTCATCATGTAGGAGTTTTTTCCTGCCTTCTATTAATATCATTAATTTTCAGAGGTTGATTAAAccttgcatttctggaataaatcccacttggtcatggtttataatcctttttatatggtGCTAGATttggtttgttagtattttgttgaggatttttccatCTGTATTCATGAGGAATGTTGGtctgtagtttccttttcttgtgatgtctttgtctcatattggtatcagggtaatgcagGCCCCCTAGAATGAATTGGGAAATGTTCCtccttcttctgtttttcagaagagttgtgaaggattggtgttaatattttttttaatgtttggtagGATTCATCAGTGAATCCATCTGGCCCTAAGCTTTTCTTCATGGAACATTAATGACTACTAAtaaaatctctttatttttgttataagCCTATCAAAATTTTCTATTCTTAAATCAGTTATGATACTTTGTtcctttctaggaatttgttggTTTAATCTAGGTTATCTACTTttttggcatatatatatatatatatattcccttgtattcctttttatttttgtaaagtcaGTAATAATGTCCCttctttcattcttgattttagtaatttgaatttctcggtctaatttatttctaattcccAAAGTTACATATTAATATATTCTTGTAAAACTTCAAACATTGCACATAAAACTAAAGCCTTGAATGCCACCCCTAGGCCCAAACCCTCCACACAGGTAACACCATTATTAGTTTGGTGGAGCATTGGAGCATCATAGTTAATATGTAGCTGAATTACATAATTAGGCAAGTGTATTAATTTTCTACTtctacataacaaattaccataaactcagcaactcaaaactacaataatTATCTATTATGTTCCAAGAATCAGAAATCCAGGCTTGGATTAGCTGGATCTCAGCTTGGGTCTCACCAGACCAAAATCAAGGCATTGGTTGGGGCTGCTCTCTCATCTGAGGCGCTGTGTCCTTTTCCAAGCTCAGTGGTTGTTGgctgaattcagttccttgcagttgTAGAACTAAGGTCCCTGCTTTCTTGCTGGCTGACAACCAAGAGCCTCTCTCAGCTCCTGAAGTCTACCCATCATTCTCTGCCACATAACCGTTTGCTCCTTTAAGATCAACAGGAGATCTTCTGCATCTTCTAATCTTTATGACTTCTGTCTTTGACTTCTAGACCCAGATTTAAAGAGGTGGAGTGATTAGGTCAGGCCTACACAGGATAAATCTCCATTTTGATGAACTCAAAGTGAACTGATTGGGGACCTTAATTTTGCCACATAATGTCATATTTATAAGTGCTGCTTTTATTCGAGGGGAAAGACACATAGCTCATGTACATCATGGGATGGAAATCATTGGATCCATCTTAGAATTTGGCTGCCCACAGCCAGCCATAAGAACTGTCTAAGTAAGCAATAGAGGTAATTGATAGGGCCTTTTATAACCAACACATATTATTTGAAGATGTGGGATGCTCATGGTTGGCcactaataataaaattagtCCGAGACAGCCAGCTTTATTTGTgaaacaaggaaataaaggcTTGATTctcttaaagaataatataaaattagtCATGGCAAAAATGCCTTTAAATAGGATGGTGACATGGACAGAAAAATCAAGTGGTGCTAAGCAAAAGAAAACTGTCTTTGACGTCTAAAGAATTCAACTTGCTGTATATTCTTTGCCGAGGCCTTCAGTACAAACTTTGCCCAACATCTGACAATTGGTTTTCCTTCTGACTTCTTTAGGTCAAGTTTGCGTCTCTCCCCACTAAACTTGCCTCGTTCTTTGCTTGTTGTGTAGGCTTGGGCATACTGAGGCAGCAATAGTATTTTGTGAATTGTTTAACCAGATGATCACCCCAGTTCAGTGGGACTAACGACTAGTCAGTCTCCGGTCTTCTGGGCCGGAGCGTACGGCGTCGAGCTGCAGGTCACCATTGGGAGGCGCTCCTCCAGAGTTCGGCCGCGCGTTCTTAGCGTCTCTCGACCGCTCTCTCTTGCAGCCTATGTCTATGGTTTCCGTTGTGTTTTCTCCGGAATAGGCGGAGCTTCCGCTTCCGGTGGGGCCGTCCCTAGCGGCGGAGATGGCGGCGACGGCGGCGGAGGCCGCGGCCTCGGGCTCCGGGGAACCCCGGGAGGAGGCTGAAGCTCCCGGCCCCGCCTGGGACGAGTCCCAGCTGCGTAGTTATAGCTTCCCGACTCGGCCCATCCCGCGTCTGAGTCAGAGCGACCCGCGGGCGGAGGAGCTTATCGAGAATGAGGTAGGGGGCGGGGCCGTGTCCGAAGGGAGACGGGGGAAGGGACCAGGTTGAGAGGAGAGGTCAAAGGCTAGTGGTGATAGAAGTGAGGGGCTGGCCGGGCTGTGAGCTAGGGCCTAAGGGGAGATGGAGAAAGAAGCGAGGAGAAATGGGACTTGTGGGGTTCtggttagcaggagaaattaCTTTAAAGTTGGGAAGTAGTTGAAATCTTGGGACCAGACCCCACCAGCTCCTTGGGAcgatttcatttgtttttttcacttgctcttTTCACTTAGGAGCCTGTGGTGCTGACGGACACAAATCTTGTGTATCCTGCCCTGAAGTGGGACCTTGACTATCTACAAGAGAATATTGGCAACGGAGACTTCTCTGTGTACAGTGCCAGCACCCACAAGTTCTTGTACTATGATGAGAAGAAGATGGCTAATTTCCAGAACTTTAAGCCGAGGTCCAacagggaagaaatgaaatttcATGAGTTTGTTGAGAAACTGCAGGATATACAGCAGCGAGGAGGTGAAGAGAGGTAAGTTCCTAGATCATGGTTTTGCATTGAATCAAGGgcatccatttttctttcttgtacttACTTGGCGATGTGTTCTCTAGTTTGAGAGATGATAGAATGACTAGACTTAAACTGTGGCTAAGTTTGTTGTCTTCATAAAGTGAGAGCCACAGTTGCAAACCAGACTCAGGTGAGTGAATGAAATGAGTTAAGTTGTTTGGATGTAAACCATGATGGGTTGCTAGatagtctgattttttttagttcttattttttatttttttatttaagtgtggTCAattgacaatgttagtttcaggtgtacagcaaagtgattcagttatatgtacatatatatgcatacatacatatacacacacacatacacacatacatacagtttCATTTCCATtacggctcattacaagaaattgaatatagttccctgtgcaatacagtagactcttgttgtttatctattatatacagtaatgtgtagcCAGGTAGTctcatttttcaagagaagccagaaaccagggtttttatttaaaatcttttaaacttCTAAATGTGGGCAActaattgaaatttttttaa contains these protein-coding regions:
- the NDUFB8 gene encoding NADH dehydrogenase [ubiquinone] 1 beta subcomplex subunit 8, mitochondrial, translated to MAAARAGVLGVQWLQRASRNVVPLGARTASHITKDMLPGPYPRTPEERAAAAKKYNMRVEDYEPYQDDGMGYGDYPKLPDRSQQERDPWYDWDHPDLRLNWGEPIHWDLDMYIRNRVDTSPTPLSWNLMCKQLFGFVAFMMFMFWMGETYPTYQPVGPKQYPYNNLYLEQGGDPSKEPEPVVHYEI